In Nitrososphaerota archaeon, one genomic interval encodes:
- a CDS encoding THUMP domain-containing protein, whose translation MYKVFFRLSGKYPSLPLAELKAILESLEYEYKILEEDSCIVLIELDKIFLEKVIERAAYTKAAYMFLSIGKNYNELIENIEEETIERFIPKNVRFEVRVKRILGAEVDTLKMEKMLGEILLKKFKEAKVDLTNPMYRIHCLVTPSKLYLGLLLSEKEKKWIHNRKPINRPFNLPSSLQPELARCMVNLVRRKSGSIILDPFVGTGSILIEAELMNYNAIGLELKRWICDGALKNIKHFLNDYLGIINADARYPPLRKSIDAIVTDPPYGRSATLMGKTLEKLLKEFFNSIQEILKKGAYICFAIPSEINLENIINHMNLRIIETYDIIVHGSLTRKVIVLQKIY comes from the coding sequence ATGTATAAAGTATTTTTTAGACTTTCTGGAAAATACCCATCTCTTCCTTTAGCCGAATTAAAAGCAATTCTAGAATCTTTAGAATATGAATATAAAATTCTTGAAGAAGATTCTTGCATAGTATTAATAGAATTAGATAAAATTTTTTTAGAAAAAGTAATAGAAAGAGCAGCCTATACAAAAGCCGCATACATGTTTTTATCCATAGGAAAAAATTATAATGAATTAATTGAAAATATAGAAGAAGAAACAATAGAGAGATTTATTCCAAAAAATGTAAGATTTGAGGTACGTGTAAAAAGAATATTGGGAGCTGAAGTTGATACATTGAAAATGGAAAAAATGCTTGGAGAAATACTTCTTAAAAAATTTAAAGAAGCTAAAGTAGACCTTACAAATCCGATGTATAGAATACATTGCTTAGTTACTCCATCAAAACTTTACCTTGGATTATTATTAAGCGAAAAAGAGAAAAAATGGATTCATAATAGGAAGCCTATTAATAGACCATTTAATTTACCAAGCAGTTTACAACCAGAATTGGCAAGATGTATGGTTAATTTAGTAAGAAGAAAATCTGGAAGTATTATTTTAGATCCATTTGTAGGAACTGGAAGTATATTAATCGAGGCAGAATTAATGAATTATAATGCTATTGGTTTAGAATTGAAAAGATGGATTTGTGACGGAGCATTAAAAAATATTAAGCATTTTCTTAATGATTATTTAGGGATAATAAATGCCGATGCTAGATATCCCCCATTAAGAAAATCTATTGATGCAATAGTAACGGATCCTCCCTACGGGAGGTCTGCTACATTAATGGGTAAAACTCTTGAAAAACTTCTTAAAGAATTCTTTAATTCAATACAAGAAATATTAAAAAAGGGAGCATACATATGTTTTGCAATACCAAGTGAAATAAATTTAGAAAATATAATAAATCATATGAATTTAAGAATAATTGAAACATATGACATTATAGTACATGGTTCATTAACGCGTAAAGTAATTGTTTTACAAAAAATTTATTAA
- the rnz gene encoding ribonuclease Z yields MSNLKIIFLGTSGGMPSKKRSLPSVAIKYEGELILFDCGEGTQRQMLLGKIGFKKDFKIFISHLHGDHILGIPGLLYTMNMLDRKYSIQIFGPKGIKDSIEKLMNASIGEVNFPIEVNEIDEGNILETKKYSIKAINGNHVVKSLAYCFEEKPRPGKMIIEKLRELGIPRGPLWGKLQRGESINFKGKIIHPNEVTTPPRPGRKIVYSGDTRPCEKILNMAKNADVLIHDSSFDDSLKNKAFEEGHSTSLEAANIAKEANVNKLFLFHISPRYEKDDSILLKEARKFFPNCEIAEDFLTYEVPYRNI; encoded by the coding sequence ATGAGTAATTTAAAAATCATTTTTTTGGGAACTAGTGGTGGTATGCCTTCAAAAAAGAGAAGTTTACCATCTGTAGCTATAAAATATGAGGGGGAATTAATTTTGTTCGATTGTGGAGAAGGGACTCAAAGACAAATGCTTTTAGGAAAAATAGGCTTTAAAAAAGATTTCAAAATATTCATTTCTCATCTTCATGGGGACCATATTTTAGGAATTCCGGGATTATTATATACTATGAATATGCTTGATAGAAAATATTCTATTCAAATATTTGGTCCAAAAGGAATAAAGGATTCTATTGAAAAATTAATGAATGCAAGTATTGGAGAAGTAAATTTTCCAATAGAAGTAAATGAAATTGATGAGGGAAATATTTTAGAAACAAAGAAGTATTCTATTAAAGCTATTAATGGAAATCATGTAGTAAAATCTCTTGCATATTGTTTTGAAGAAAAACCTAGACCAGGTAAAATGATTATAGAAAAACTTAGAGAATTAGGAATACCACGAGGGCCATTATGGGGAAAACTTCAAAGAGGAGAATCTATAAATTTTAAAGGAAAAATTATACACCCTAATGAAGTTACTACTCCACCAAGACCTGGAAGAAAAATTGTTTATAGTGGAGATACTAGACCATGTGAAAAAATATTAAATATGGCAAAAAATGCTGATGTATTAATACATGATTCATCTTTTGATGATTCTCTTAAAAATAAAGCTTTTGAAGAGGGGCATTCTACTTCTTTAGAAGCTGCAAATATAGCAAAGGAAGCTAATGTAAATAAGCTATTTTTATTTCATATAAGTCCAAGATATGAAAAAGATGATAGTATTTTATTAAAAGAAGCAAGAAAATTTTTTCCAAATTGTGAAATAGCTGAAGATTTTCTTACATATGAAGTACCCTACAGAAATATTTAA